The Acropora palmata chromosome 10, jaAcrPala1.3, whole genome shotgun sequence genome contains a region encoding:
- the LOC141893739 gene encoding uridylate-specific endoribonuclease B-like, which produces MAGKGFDTHPELSALCNQMWDVDKNRLTPGVHYRIDPQGRTRYNSTVDHAKDPLFSYVDPEVFKRETYARFIALLDNYESEGGHGEVVTQHEIRENQCFIDAIYETEPMKIAHKYLAEKGLMPGDRPGFKKALYNLWFKLYRRTKGVRQLDSSAFEHVFVGETRNKGDVIGFHNWIQFYLQEKRGLVDYRGFFPSRRKRHTSSEEESYNQLITIQFTWKGDIKPIGSSFIGTSPEFEMALYTVCFLVGEKKDVCLEIDDYDVIVKAHSMGPYLGTCYPLIP; this is translated from the exons CTTTGACACACATCCTGAACTGTCAGCACTATGTAATCAAATGTGGGACGTTGACAAGAATCGTCTCACACCAGGAGTTCACTACAGAATAGATCCTCAAGGAAGAACCCGCTACAACTCAACTGTAGATCATGCTAAAGACCCACTTTTTTCTTATGTTGATCCAGAGGTGTTTAAACGTGAGACGTATGCAA GATTTATAGCTCTGTTGGACAATTATGAAAGTGAAGGTGGTCATGGGGAGGTCGTTACACAGCACGAAATACGTGAGAATCAGTGTTTCATTGACGCCATCTACGAAACTGAGCCAATGAAGATTGCACACAAGTACCTGGCTGAGAAAGGACTAATGCCTGGTGATCGTCCTGGCTTCAAGAAGGCGCTGTATAATTTGTGGTTCAAATTGTACCGTCGAACTAAAGGAGTGAG gCAGTTGGACTCGTCAGCCtttgagcatgtttttgtCGGTGAGACACGAAACAAAGGAGATGTGATTGGTTTCCATAATTGGATACAGTTCTACCTGCAAGAAAAACGTGGCCTGGTTGACTATAGAGGCTTTTTTCCATCCAGAAGG AAGAGGCACACCAGCAGTGAAGAAGAAAGCTACAACCAACTTATAACAATCCAATTCACCTGGAAAGGTGACATAAAGCCAATTGGTAGCTCATTCATTGGCACTAGCCCAGAATTTGAAATGGCTCTTTATACAGTATGTTTCCTGGTCGGTGAAAAGAAAGATGTGTGTTTGGAGATAGACGACTACGATGTTATTGTTAAGGCGCATAGTATGGGGCCTTACCTTGGCACATGTTATCCATTGATCCCATGA